A region from the Achromobacter seleniivolatilans genome encodes:
- the kdpE gene encoding two-component system response regulator KdpE, with the protein MFDYQPTVLIIEDDANIRRFVRQALESEGCTVHEADTVKRGLIEAGTRQPDAIVLDLGLPDEDGMTLIRELRGWTEVPVLVLSARSAEADKVAALDAGADDYLTKPFGVSELLARLRVLLRRHAKGGAGNAAEISFGDVRVDFSKRVVERAGQHVHLTAMEYRLLAALLAHRGKVMTHRELLRDVWGPSHVESNHYLRIYMGHLRQKLEADPAQPVFLLTEIGVGYRFAG; encoded by the coding sequence ATGTTTGACTACCAGCCTACCGTCCTGATCATCGAAGATGACGCCAACATCCGGCGTTTCGTCCGCCAGGCCCTGGAAAGCGAGGGCTGCACGGTTCATGAGGCCGACACCGTCAAGCGCGGGCTGATCGAAGCCGGTACCCGTCAACCCGACGCCATCGTGCTGGACCTGGGATTACCCGACGAAGACGGCATGACGTTGATTCGTGAACTTCGCGGCTGGACCGAGGTGCCGGTGCTGGTGCTGTCCGCCCGCAGCGCCGAGGCCGACAAGGTGGCGGCGCTGGATGCGGGGGCTGATGACTATCTGACCAAGCCCTTCGGCGTCAGCGAGCTGCTGGCCAGGCTGCGGGTGCTATTGCGCCGTCATGCCAAGGGTGGCGCGGGCAATGCGGCGGAGATTTCTTTTGGCGACGTGCGCGTGGACTTCTCCAAGCGGGTGGTGGAACGCGCGGGCCAGCACGTGCACCTGACTGCGATGGAGTACCGCCTGCTTGCAGCATTGCTGGCGCATCGCGGCAAGGTGATGACGCATCGTGAACTGCTGCGCGATGTGTGGGGGCCGTCGCATGTTGAAAGCAATCACTACTTGCGCATCTACATGGGCCATTTGCGCCAGAAGCTGGAAGCGGACCCCGCCCAGCCCGTATTCCTGCTGACTGAAATCGGCGTCGGCTACCGCTTCGCAGGATAA
- a CDS encoding TorF family putative porin: protein MSRNTLAALALLTLTCTANANDAPAATDATSDYTLTANVTLASQYRYRGLMQTNNKPAIQGGFDLAHASGFYLGNWNSSISWLGDSNSRVSAPVEMDFYGGYKGNLADGLPVDLGVLQYYYPGDYPSGYTSPDTTELYAGIGYGPVMFKYSIAMTNLFGFADSKYSQYFDLSGNFDTGVWGLTVNAHIGRQLVRNVNNGSYTDWKLGLTKDFGQGLSVSLAYLDTNADRAVYTNTHGRDMGRATGLLSLTKTF from the coding sequence ATGTCCCGCAACACCCTGGCCGCGCTTGCGCTGCTGACTCTGACCTGCACCGCCAACGCCAATGACGCGCCAGCCGCAACCGACGCAACGTCCGACTACACGCTGACGGCCAACGTCACGCTGGCCAGCCAGTACCGCTACCGCGGCTTGATGCAAACCAATAACAAACCCGCCATTCAAGGCGGCTTTGACCTTGCCCACGCCAGCGGTTTTTACCTGGGCAACTGGAACTCCAGCATCAGCTGGCTTGGCGACAGCAACAGCCGCGTGTCCGCACCCGTGGAAATGGATTTTTATGGCGGCTACAAGGGCAACCTTGCCGACGGACTGCCGGTAGATCTGGGCGTCTTGCAGTACTACTACCCCGGCGACTACCCGTCGGGCTACACCAGCCCCGACACGACAGAACTCTACGCCGGCATAGGCTACGGCCCGGTGATGTTCAAGTATTCCATCGCCATGACCAATCTGTTCGGATTCGCCGACAGCAAGTACAGCCAATATTTCGACCTGTCGGGCAACTTTGACACGGGGGTCTGGGGCCTGACGGTCAACGCCCACATCGGCCGTCAACTGGTGCGCAACGTGAATAACGGCTCCTACACCGACTGGAAACTCGGCCTGACCAAAGACTTCGGGCAAGGTCTGTCCGTGTCGCTGGCCTACCTGGACACCAATGCCGACCGTGCCGTTTACACCAACACGCATGGCCGCGACATGGGCCGTGCGACCGGTTTGTTGTCCCTCACCAAGACCTTCTGA
- a CDS encoding 4-hydroxy-tetrahydrodipicolinate synthase family protein, giving the protein MDMPIKPVFEGIWLPMVTPMRGGYVDLDAAQALARYYRNAGIAGLVLFGSTGEGNLLSLSEKCDMIDAILSDPHALPLVFGAGGVDTRGVATAIRRLDKYAPAAYLVPPPYYLGPSQAGILWHYRQIAWATERPIILYNIPKRTGVTMTVETMETLAALPNFPAVKECNPPVLATLNARGKLAALCGEDLAFLDHFLAGGRGAIPAAAHLYPERYVEVMQLARDGHIEAARELFEPLRGLIRLLFSEPNPAPIKRALAMQGLIADELRMPMMPASRELGSRLQRAMSVVQGSSSRLQTA; this is encoded by the coding sequence ATGGACATGCCTATCAAACCGGTTTTTGAGGGCATTTGGCTGCCCATGGTCACGCCAATGCGGGGCGGTTATGTGGATCTGGACGCCGCCCAGGCGTTGGCCCGCTACTATCGCAACGCAGGCATCGCGGGCTTGGTCCTGTTCGGTTCCACGGGGGAAGGCAATCTGCTCAGTCTGTCGGAAAAGTGCGACATGATCGACGCCATTCTTAGCGATCCGCACGCCTTGCCACTGGTGTTTGGCGCAGGCGGCGTGGATACTCGCGGCGTCGCGACCGCCATCCGGCGCCTGGACAAATATGCACCCGCTGCTTATCTGGTGCCGCCCCCTTACTACTTGGGGCCATCCCAAGCGGGCATCCTGTGGCACTACCGGCAGATCGCATGGGCCACCGAACGCCCCATCATTCTGTACAACATACCGAAACGCACCGGCGTGACGATGACCGTGGAAACCATGGAAACGCTGGCCGCGCTACCCAACTTTCCTGCCGTCAAAGAGTGCAATCCGCCGGTGCTCGCCACCCTGAACGCGCGCGGCAAGCTGGCGGCGTTATGCGGTGAAGATCTGGCCTTTCTTGATCATTTTCTTGCGGGCGGCCGCGGCGCCATTCCTGCCGCCGCGCATCTGTATCCCGAACGCTATGTCGAAGTCATGCAACTGGCCCGCGACGGCCACATCGAAGCCGCGCGCGAACTATTCGAGCCGCTGCGGGGACTGATCCGCCTGTTGTTCTCCGAACCCAACCCCGCACCCATCAAGCGCGCACTGGCCATGCAGGGGCTTATCGCCGACGAACTGCGCATGCCCATGATGCCCGCAAGCCGCGAGCTGGGCTCGCGCTTGCAGCGCGCAATGAGCGTGGTTCAGGGTTCGTCTAGCCGGCTACAGACAGCTTGA
- a CDS encoding methyl-accepting chemotaxis protein, with protein MKNSSLRRELLWFVFAIGAAVLALGAWDAWERRADMVAERKTELRHVLDLAAGILRNGKQSAAEGMPLADAKRNVARRLAQLRYGADGYVGAFGDDYNLLVHPDAKLVGTNVRAIKDVDGLPIFEDLYAQGKGGGGYVQYRFPRPGEEEALPKISYATYDNEWGWLLFTGLYVDDVDAAFYGTLWRQGSVTLGLLALVLLAALRFFRTHVISPLDEAVALCERVANGDLSSVISRHHRGEIGRLFDGMARMQQRLDVAVRSIVHSTGSIAAASRQIAAGSMDLSDRTEKQAAALEQTAASVEQITATAKQSADHVREVSSLASQSAQLARQGSEETQHAIDAMGEISHSSQRIDEIISVIDGIAFQTNILALNAAVEAARAGEQGRGFAVVAGEVRALAQRSATAAKEIKGLIEASSDSVARGSQRVEQASATMSSVLESATTSAPLMGEIATASTEQSVGIEQINQAVTHLDSVTQQNAALVEEFAASAATLHEQADDLARAVSVFKLSVAG; from the coding sequence GTGAAGAATTCGAGTTTGCGCCGAGAGTTGTTGTGGTTCGTCTTTGCGATCGGCGCTGCCGTGCTGGCCCTGGGCGCATGGGACGCTTGGGAGCGCCGCGCCGATATGGTTGCCGAGCGCAAGACCGAATTGCGTCATGTGCTGGATCTGGCGGCAGGCATTCTGCGCAATGGCAAGCAAAGCGCGGCCGAGGGCATGCCCTTGGCTGACGCGAAACGCAATGTGGCGCGCCGGCTGGCGCAACTGCGTTATGGCGCTGACGGTTATGTAGGCGCGTTTGGCGACGACTACAACCTGCTCGTCCACCCTGATGCCAAGCTTGTGGGCACAAACGTGCGCGCCATCAAGGACGTTGATGGCCTGCCGATCTTTGAAGATCTGTATGCGCAAGGCAAGGGAGGCGGCGGTTATGTGCAGTACCGATTCCCCCGTCCGGGCGAGGAAGAAGCCTTGCCGAAGATCAGCTATGCCACGTATGACAACGAATGGGGCTGGCTGCTGTTTACGGGTCTGTACGTGGATGATGTTGATGCGGCGTTCTACGGCACCTTGTGGCGGCAAGGCAGCGTGACGCTGGGTTTGCTGGCGCTGGTGCTGTTGGCTGCATTGCGCTTCTTCCGCACGCATGTCATCAGCCCGCTGGATGAGGCCGTGGCGCTGTGTGAAAGGGTGGCCAATGGCGACCTGTCCAGCGTCATTTCGCGCCATCACCGCGGTGAAATCGGCCGCTTGTTTGACGGGATGGCCCGCATGCAGCAGCGCCTGGATGTGGCGGTTCGCAGCATTGTGCACTCGACAGGTTCGATCGCAGCCGCTTCGCGTCAGATCGCCGCAGGGAGCATGGACTTGTCGGACCGTACCGAAAAGCAAGCTGCCGCGCTGGAACAGACGGCAGCTAGCGTGGAACAGATAACCGCCACGGCCAAGCAAAGCGCCGACCATGTGCGTGAAGTCAGTTCGTTGGCAAGCCAGTCAGCGCAGTTGGCGCGCCAGGGTAGCGAAGAGACCCAGCATGCCATTGATGCGATGGGCGAGATCTCGCACAGCTCGCAACGCATTGACGAGATCATCAGCGTGATTGATGGCATTGCCTTCCAGACCAACATCCTGGCATTGAACGCGGCCGTGGAAGCGGCGCGGGCCGGCGAGCAGGGGCGGGGGTTTGCCGTCGTGGCAGGCGAGGTGCGCGCTTTGGCCCAGCGCTCGGCCACTGCCGCCAAGGAGATCAAGGGGTTGATCGAGGCGTCCTCGGATTCCGTGGCGCGGGGCAGTCAGCGCGTTGAGCAAGCCAGCGCCACGATGAGCAGCGTGCTGGAATCGGCCACCACCAGCGCGCCGCTGATGGGCGAGATTGCCACCGCGTCGACCGAGCAGAGCGTGGGCATTGAACAGATCAATCAGGCCGTGACCCACCTGGACAGTGTGACGCAGCAAAACGCCGCGCTGGTCGAGGAATTTGCGGCATCGGCCGCGACCTTGCACGAACAGGCCGACGACCTGGCGCGTGCGGTGTCTGTGTTCAAGCTGTCTGTAGCCGGCTAG
- a CDS encoding O-antigen ligase family protein encodes MPRIYVSLATWLVLLVPALALTSPVGGPAVLYLSALVALTAIAVNLIKRYEPVDFQALWPMWLALLLPLACMFITSAVRGVWSNSELEKLLRFALALPVLWLLLRAPQRWLKHVQWSILAGALGGAVLLIVTMLWMGRAAVVEVGGRYNAVAFADMTLLFGAMTLLTLGWGASTRWPRVEAGVKWLAVFLTVYATWISETRSSWMLLPILALVFLLGLRRWTGRQKAYCAVGLTVALIISAATIWTFSSRMQEISGDVQGFATSTNRDTSFGIRLQLWHAAMMMFEKSPIVGVGPSQFRHELLELQTKGVVSAEVVEGFGEPHNDFLAALSGYGLLGLLAFLSLYLVPAWVFFRRLASDDRVIRVGAQLGLLFCLGYCAFSLTEMMFRNMRSVPTYALIVVTLIALTTPRAGSAHRPGS; translated from the coding sequence GTGCCCCGAATTTATGTTTCTCTGGCCACCTGGCTTGTATTGCTGGTACCGGCGCTGGCGTTGACCAGCCCCGTGGGTGGCCCTGCCGTTCTCTATCTAAGCGCCTTGGTCGCGCTGACAGCTATTGCAGTCAACTTGATCAAGCGCTACGAACCCGTGGATTTCCAGGCGTTGTGGCCGATGTGGCTGGCGTTGCTATTGCCGCTGGCCTGTATGTTCATTACGTCCGCAGTGCGAGGCGTATGGAGCAATTCGGAACTGGAGAAACTGCTGCGGTTTGCGCTGGCGTTACCGGTGCTGTGGCTGTTGTTGCGCGCCCCGCAGCGGTGGCTAAAACATGTGCAATGGAGCATTCTTGCTGGCGCGCTAGGTGGCGCGGTGCTGTTGATCGTGACCATGCTGTGGATGGGGCGCGCTGCGGTGGTCGAGGTCGGTGGCCGCTATAACGCGGTTGCTTTTGCGGATATGACTTTGCTGTTCGGCGCTATGACGCTGTTGACGCTGGGTTGGGGCGCCAGCACCCGCTGGCCTCGCGTTGAGGCCGGTGTGAAGTGGCTGGCTGTTTTTTTGACCGTGTACGCCACTTGGATATCAGAAACGCGCAGCAGCTGGATGCTATTGCCCATCTTGGCGCTGGTTTTTTTGTTGGGCCTGCGCCGGTGGACGGGTCGTCAGAAAGCCTATTGCGCAGTGGGGCTGACAGTGGCGCTGATCATCAGTGCAGCCACGATTTGGACGTTCAGCAGCCGTATGCAGGAAATTTCCGGCGACGTGCAGGGTTTTGCCACGTCAACCAATCGTGATACGTCGTTTGGGATTCGGCTGCAGCTGTGGCATGCGGCAATGATGATGTTCGAGAAGAGCCCAATCGTAGGTGTGGGACCGAGTCAGTTCAGGCACGAGTTGCTGGAACTCCAGACCAAGGGCGTGGTGTCGGCAGAGGTGGTTGAGGGCTTTGGCGAGCCGCACAACGATTTCCTGGCTGCTTTGTCTGGATATGGATTGCTGGGTCTATTGGCATTTCTCTCTTTGTACCTGGTGCCGGCCTGGGTGTTCTTCCGCCGGCTCGCCAGTGATGACCGCGTAATCCGGGTCGGCGCGCAGTTGGGTCTGCTGTTCTGCCTGGGCTATTGCGCGTTCAGCCTGACCGAGATGATGTTCCGCAATATGCGCAGCGTGCCCACCTATGCGCTGATCGTCGTGACGTTGATCGCGTTGACCACGCCGCGCGCCGGTAGCGCGCACCGGCCTGGCAGCTAG
- the icd gene encoding NADP-dependent isocitrate dehydrogenase, whose translation MSYQHIKVPAGGQKITVNADFSLNVPEQPIVPFIEGDGTGADITPVMIKVVDAAVQKAYAGKRKIHWMEVYAGEKATKVYGPDVWLPDETLEVVKDYVVSIKGPLTTPVGGGIRSLNVALRQQLDLYVCLRPVAYFKGVPSPVREPEKTNMVIFRENSEDIYAGIEYMAESEQAKELIQFLQTKLGVKKIRFPNTSSIGIKPVSREGTERLVRKAAQYVIDNDRTSLTLVHKGNIMKFTEGGFRDWGYELLQKEFGAQLIDGGPWCKFKNPRTGREIIVKDVIADAFLQQILLRPAEYDVIATLNLNGDYISDALAAQVGGIGIAPGANLSDSVAMFEATHGTAPKYAGKDYVNPGSEILSAEMMLRHMGWTEAADLIISSMEKSILSKKVTYDFARLLEGATQVSCSGFGQVMIENM comes from the coding sequence ATGTCCTACCAACATATCAAGGTTCCCGCTGGCGGCCAGAAAATCACGGTCAACGCTGATTTCTCGCTGAATGTGCCTGAACAGCCCATCGTTCCCTTCATTGAAGGCGATGGCACAGGCGCCGACATCACCCCGGTGATGATCAAAGTCGTAGACGCGGCGGTGCAAAAAGCCTATGCCGGCAAGCGCAAGATTCACTGGATGGAAGTCTATGCCGGTGAGAAAGCGACCAAGGTCTATGGTCCGGATGTCTGGTTGCCTGACGAAACCCTGGAAGTCGTCAAAGACTACGTGGTTTCCATCAAGGGTCCGCTGACCACGCCCGTGGGCGGCGGCATCCGTTCGCTGAACGTCGCGCTGCGTCAGCAGCTGGACCTGTACGTCTGCCTGCGCCCCGTGGCGTACTTCAAGGGCGTGCCGTCCCCCGTGCGTGAACCCGAGAAGACCAATATGGTGATCTTCCGCGAGAACTCGGAAGACATCTACGCCGGTATCGAATACATGGCGGAAAGCGAGCAAGCCAAGGAACTGATCCAGTTCCTGCAAACCAAGCTTGGCGTGAAGAAGATCCGCTTCCCGAACACGTCCTCGATCGGCATCAAGCCTGTGTCGCGTGAAGGCACCGAGCGTTTGGTGCGCAAGGCGGCGCAGTACGTGATCGACAACGACCGCACGTCGCTGACCCTGGTGCACAAGGGCAATATCATGAAGTTCACGGAAGGCGGCTTCCGGGACTGGGGTTATGAACTGCTGCAGAAAGAATTTGGCGCTCAACTGATCGATGGCGGTCCGTGGTGCAAATTCAAGAATCCCAGGACTGGCCGCGAGATCATCGTCAAAGACGTGATCGCCGACGCCTTCCTGCAACAGATTCTGTTGCGTCCGGCCGAATACGACGTGATTGCCACGCTGAACCTGAACGGCGACTACATCTCGGACGCGCTGGCCGCGCAAGTGGGCGGCATTGGCATTGCGCCGGGCGCAAACCTGTCGGATTCCGTTGCCATGTTTGAAGCCACCCACGGCACGGCGCCCAAGTACGCGGGTAAGGATTACGTGAATCCGGGCTCGGAAATCCTGTCCGCTGAAATGATGCTGCGCCATATGGGCTGGACTGAAGCAGCCGATCTGATCATCTCCAGCATGGAGAAATCCATCCTGTCCAAGAAGGTCACTTATGACTTCGCCCGTCTGCTGGAAGGCGCGACGCAGGTGTCGTGCTCGGGCTTTGGCCAGGTCATGATCGAAAATATGTAA
- a CDS encoding DUF1841 family protein, whose translation MFNPSRDQVREFFIDTWRKHRANEVLTPLEAIALDWIIEHPEYHGDLESPDAMTTEYDVEKGRTNPFLHLSMHLAIAEQLSIDHPPGIRRAYQQLTARSDAHHAAHEIMECLGQVVWEAQRLGTPLDSDTYIDLIRRRASL comes from the coding sequence ATGTTCAATCCCTCCCGCGACCAAGTCCGCGAATTCTTTATCGATACCTGGCGCAAGCACCGCGCCAACGAAGTCCTGACCCCGCTTGAGGCTATAGCGCTGGACTGGATCATCGAACATCCTGAATACCATGGCGACCTGGAAAGCCCCGACGCCATGACGACCGAGTACGACGTGGAAAAGGGGCGCACTAATCCTTTTCTGCACCTGTCGATGCATCTGGCCATCGCGGAACAATTGTCCATCGACCATCCGCCCGGCATCCGCCGCGCCTATCAGCAACTGACGGCGCGCTCCGACGCCCATCATGCGGCGCATGAAATCATGGAATGCCTGGGCCAGGTCGTCTGGGAAGCCCAACGCCTGGGTACGCCGCTGGACAGCGACACCTACATTGACCTGATCCGCCGCCGCGCGAGCCTTTAA
- a CDS encoding c-type cytochrome produces the protein MNRTMLALAGATLAFSGVTAQAQDLAAGKAVFDKFNCASCHGADAKTAVDPAYPTLAGQHADYLAHALKAYKRGASGSAATANVRKNPIMGAFATQLSDQDISNVSGWLSSLPSDLGVRK, from the coding sequence ATGAACCGGACCATGCTTGCCCTTGCGGGCGCGACCTTGGCCTTTTCGGGCGTTACCGCCCAAGCGCAGGACCTGGCGGCCGGCAAGGCCGTCTTCGATAAATTCAATTGCGCATCCTGCCACGGCGCCGACGCCAAGACGGCGGTGGACCCGGCCTATCCGACCCTGGCGGGGCAACATGCCGATTACCTGGCGCATGCGCTGAAAGCCTATAAGCGCGGCGCGTCCGGCAGCGCCGCTACGGCCAATGTGCGCAAGAACCCGATCATGGGCGCTTTTGCTACACAGCTGTCTGACCAGGACATCAGCAACGTGTCTGGATGGCTGTCGTCATTGCCCAGCGATCTGGGCGTGCGCAAGTAA
- a CDS encoding c-type cytochrome, giving the protein MKLRTSLKCTVSVLAAMASCAIAGQAVAADAAPVGNIQNARDKVSMCIGCHGIEGYKATFPELYHVPMIAGQNAKYIETALNEYKKGARSHPTMDAIAGSLSDQDIADLAAYYSNLK; this is encoded by the coding sequence ATGAAGTTGCGAACCTCTCTGAAGTGCACGGTTTCCGTGTTGGCCGCGATGGCATCCTGTGCGATCGCCGGCCAGGCTGTTGCTGCGGATGCAGCGCCTGTCGGTAATATTCAAAATGCCCGCGACAAGGTTTCCATGTGCATCGGTTGCCACGGCATCGAAGGCTACAAGGCAACATTTCCCGAGCTCTATCACGTGCCGATGATTGCTGGCCAGAACGCCAAATACATCGAAACGGCCCTTAACGAGTACAAGAAAGGCGCGCGCAGCCATCCCACGATGGACGCCATTGCCGGCAGCTTGTCCGACCAGGACATCGCCGACTTGGCCGCGTACTACTCGAATCTCAAATAA
- a CDS encoding AAA family ATPase, producing MSAAQSATSRSPVRFDGTDTYVATDDLKLAVNAALTLQRPLLIKGEPGTGKTMLAEEVARALGRPLLQWHIKSTTKAHQGLYEYDAVSRLRDSQLGDEKVRDIRNYIVQGTLWQAFQADEPVVLLIDEIDKADIEFPNDLLRELDRMEFHVYETRETISARHRPLVIITSNNEKDLPDAFLRRCFFHYIRFPDRDTMRDIVAVHYPHLKQDVLRAALDTFFGLRDAPGLKKKPSTSELLDWLRLLLAEDATAAQIDAHTATAVPLMAGALLKNEQDVHLLERLAAMTRGGQRR from the coding sequence ATGTCCGCAGCCCAGTCCGCCACGTCCCGCTCGCCTGTCCGCTTCGACGGCACCGACACTTATGTCGCTACCGATGACCTGAAACTCGCCGTCAACGCCGCATTGACCTTGCAGCGCCCACTGCTGATTAAGGGAGAACCCGGTACTGGCAAAACCATGCTGGCTGAAGAAGTGGCGCGTGCGCTCGGCAGGCCTTTGCTGCAATGGCACATCAAGTCCACGACCAAAGCGCATCAGGGCTTATACGAATACGATGCCGTATCGCGCCTGCGCGATTCGCAACTCGGCGACGAAAAAGTCCGCGACATCCGCAACTACATCGTGCAAGGCACCTTGTGGCAGGCCTTTCAGGCGGACGAGCCGGTCGTGCTGCTGATCGACGAAATCGACAAAGCCGACATCGAATTCCCCAACGACCTGCTGCGCGAACTGGACCGCATGGAATTCCATGTGTATGAAACGCGCGAGACCATCTCCGCGCGCCACCGTCCGCTCGTCATCATCACGTCCAACAACGAAAAAGATCTGCCTGACGCTTTCCTGCGCCGCTGCTTCTTCCACTACATCCGCTTCCCCGATCGCGACACCATGCGCGACATCGTGGCCGTGCACTATCCGCACCTGAAGCAGGACGTGCTGCGCGCAGCGCTGGACACCTTCTTTGGCCTGCGCGATGCGCCGGGTCTAAAGAAAAAGCCGTCCACCTCTGAACTGCTGGATTGGTTGCGCCTGCTGCTGGCTGAAGACGCCACCGCTGCCCAGATCGATGCGCACACGGCAACCGCCGTGCCGCTGATGGCTGGCGCGCTCTTGAAGAACGAACAAGACGTGCACCTGCTGGAACGCCTCGCGGCCATGACGCGCGGCGGCCAGCGCCGCTGA
- a CDS encoding vWA domain-containing protein has translation MLIDFFYHLRAHKLPVSVKEYLTLVDALRQDLMAPTLDEFYFLARATLVKDESLYDRYDKAFGAYYKGIEAALPAGKEIPLDWLIKQFEKSLSPEERAAIEKHGWDKLMELFKERMDEQKERHAGGSKWIGTGGTSPFGNGGYHPEGIRVGGASAGNRTAVKVWDMRQFKDYDDQVELGTRNFKVALRRLRRFARQGAEMELDLDDTIASTARNAGHLDLRMVPERHNTVKVLMLLDVGGSMDDHIGRVEELFSAARSEFRNLEVYYFHNCPYESLWQSNRRRQNERFDTWDVLRKFNPDWRLIIVGDATMSPYEILQPGGSVEHYNKEPGAEWMRRLLDAWPKSVWLNPEPTASWQYRQSIALMRDIMQDRMYPVTVAGLEQAMRILSK, from the coding sequence ATGCTGATCGACTTTTTCTACCACCTTCGGGCGCACAAGCTGCCCGTCTCGGTCAAGGAATACCTGACCCTGGTCGACGCCTTGCGCCAGGACCTGATGGCGCCCACGTTAGACGAGTTCTACTTCCTGGCGCGCGCTACGCTGGTCAAGGACGAATCGCTCTACGACCGGTACGACAAGGCCTTCGGCGCCTACTACAAAGGCATCGAAGCCGCCCTGCCCGCCGGCAAGGAAATTCCGCTGGACTGGTTGATCAAGCAGTTCGAAAAAAGCCTGTCGCCGGAAGAACGCGCGGCCATCGAAAAGCATGGCTGGGACAAGTTGATGGAGCTCTTCAAAGAGCGCATGGACGAACAGAAAGAACGCCACGCAGGCGGCAGCAAATGGATAGGCACCGGCGGCACATCGCCGTTTGGCAATGGCGGCTATCACCCTGAAGGCATCCGCGTGGGCGGCGCATCGGCCGGCAACCGCACGGCGGTCAAAGTGTGGGACATGCGCCAGTTCAAAGACTACGACGATCAGGTCGAACTAGGCACACGCAACTTCAAAGTAGCCTTGCGCCGCCTGCGCCGCTTTGCGCGTCAAGGCGCAGAGATGGAACTGGACCTGGACGACACCATTGCCAGCACCGCACGCAACGCGGGCCATCTGGACCTGCGCATGGTGCCCGAACGCCACAACACCGTAAAAGTGCTGATGCTGCTGGATGTTGGCGGCAGCATGGACGACCACATCGGCCGTGTCGAAGAACTGTTTTCGGCAGCCCGCAGCGAATTCCGCAATCTGGAAGTCTATTACTTCCACAACTGCCCGTACGAAAGCCTGTGGCAAAGCAATCGGCGGCGCCAGAACGAACGCTTTGACACCTGGGATGTGCTGCGCAAGTTCAACCCGGACTGGCGTCTGATCATCGTCGGCGACGCCACGATGAGCCCCTACGAAATCCTGCAACCGGGCGGCTCCGTCGAGCACTACAACAAAGAGCCCGGCGCCGAATGGATGCGGCGTCTGCTGGACGCCTGGCCTAAATCGGTCTGGCTGAACCCCGAGCCCACCGCCTCGTGGCAATACCGCCAATCCATCGCACTGATGCGCGACATCATGCAAGACCGCATGTACCCCGTAACCGTCGCCGGCCTGGAACAAGCCATGCGCATCCTATCCAAGTAG
- a CDS encoding GNAT family N-acetyltransferase has protein sequence MTTPADSRAPDGATLVDCTHERHADQILAIFNDAIANSTALYDYKPRPREAMQTWFQTKQQGGFPVVGFENEAGELMAFASYGTFRAWPAFKYSVEHSVYVDGRFRGLGLGEAMMRVLIERARANQVHVLVGGIDASNAGSIHLHEKLGFKHSGTIQQAGFKFGRWLDLAFYQLTLDTPEEPVDG, from the coding sequence ATGACTACGCCTGCTGATAGCCGCGCCCCGGACGGCGCCACCCTGGTCGATTGCACCCATGAGCGCCATGCGGACCAGATACTTGCCATCTTCAACGATGCCATCGCTAACTCTACGGCCTTGTACGACTACAAGCCGCGCCCGCGCGAGGCGATGCAGACCTGGTTCCAGACCAAGCAGCAGGGCGGGTTTCCGGTGGTGGGCTTTGAGAACGAAGCCGGCGAGCTGATGGCGTTTGCCAGCTACGGCACGTTTCGCGCCTGGCCAGCGTTCAAATATTCGGTTGAGCATTCCGTCTATGTGGATGGGCGTTTCCGAGGCCTGGGTCTGGGAGAAGCGATGATGCGCGTGTTGATCGAGCGGGCGCGCGCCAATCAAGTGCACGTGCTGGTTGGCGGCATTGATGCGTCGAACGCAGGCAGTATCCACCTGCACGAAAAGCTGGGGTTCAAGCACTCCGGCACGATCCAGCAAGCGGGCTTCAAGTTCGGGCGCTGGCTGGATCTGGCGTTTTATCAGCTGACCCTGGATACGCCTGAAGAGCCGGTGGACGGCTGA